Proteins from a genomic interval of Aquabacterium sp. J223:
- a CDS encoding SWIB/MDM2 domain-containing protein — protein sequence MATAKKAPAKKAAAKKAAPAKKAPAKKAAPAKAPAKKAAAKRAPNAAFMKAMTPSPQLAAVIGDKPAPRTEVTKKVWEYIKKNGLQDKNQKTMINADAKLKEIFKKPQVSMFEMTKLINGHLS from the coding sequence ATGGCAACTGCGAAGAAGGCGCCGGCGAAGAAGGCCGCTGCCAAGAAGGCCGCGCCTGCGAAGAAGGCACCGGCCAAGAAGGCGGCACCCGCCAAGGCACCGGCGAAGAAGGCCGCTGCGAAGCGGGCGCCGAATGCGGCGTTCATGAAGGCGATGACCCCCAGCCCGCAACTCGCGGCGGTGATCGGCGACAAGCCGGCCCCGCGCACCGAGGTGACGAAGAAGGTCTGGGAGTACATCAAGAAGAACGGTCTTCAGGACAAGAACCAGAAGACGATGATCAACGCCGACGCCAAGCTGAAGGAAATCTTCAAGAAGCCCCAGGTGTCGATGTTCGAGATGACCAAGCTGATCAACGGCCACCTGAGCTGA
- a CDS encoding DUF3606 domain-containing protein: MSADADRASDDLPAPHAASTTEIDVHGPGRLEHWARELGVPPQTLLAAVQAVGPRVDRVKDHLTAGGAAGQADG, encoded by the coding sequence ATGTCCGCCGATGCCGACCGAGCCTCCGACGACCTGCCGGCCCCGCACGCCGCGTCGACCACCGAGATCGACGTCCACGGGCCGGGCCGGCTGGAGCATTGGGCGCGCGAACTCGGCGTGCCGCCGCAGACGCTGCTTGCCGCGGTGCAGGCCGTCGGGCCGCGGGTGGATCGGGTGAAGGACCACCTCACCGCCGGCGGCGCTGCAGGGCAGGCCGACGGCTGA
- a CDS encoding Fe2+-dependent dioxygenase, protein MILTLPLLTDDEVREARQRLDRARWIDGRATAGDQAEQVKRNEQLSGDDPAVHALQQLVLRAIDRSPQFLTAALPRKVFPPSFNRYGGDGNAYGPHVDSAIRFPQPGVRLRTDLSCTLFLSDPEAYDGGELVIQGPQERTSLKLPAGQAVLYPGTSVHEVRPVTRGLRLASFFWVESLVRSDEQRRLLYDMDMSLMRLRERHGETPEAVALTGTYHNLLRLWAET, encoded by the coding sequence ATGATCCTCACGCTGCCGCTGTTGACCGACGACGAAGTGCGCGAGGCACGCCAACGGCTGGACCGGGCCCGCTGGATCGATGGCCGCGCCACCGCCGGCGACCAGGCCGAGCAGGTCAAGCGCAACGAGCAGCTGAGCGGCGACGACCCCGCCGTGCACGCGCTGCAGCAGCTGGTGCTGCGCGCCATCGACCGCTCGCCGCAGTTCCTCACCGCCGCGCTGCCGCGCAAGGTGTTCCCGCCGTCGTTCAACCGCTACGGCGGCGACGGCAACGCCTACGGTCCCCATGTCGACTCGGCCATCCGCTTCCCGCAGCCGGGCGTGCGGTTGCGCACCGACCTGTCGTGCACCCTCTTCCTGTCCGACCCCGAGGCCTACGACGGGGGCGAGTTGGTGATCCAGGGACCGCAGGAGCGCACCAGCCTCAAGTTGCCGGCGGGCCAGGCCGTGCTCTACCCGGGCACCTCGGTCCACGAGGTTCGCCCTGTCACGCGCGGCCTGCGCCTGGCGAGCTTCTTCTGGGTCGAGAGCCTGGTGCGCAGCGACGAGCAGCGCCGGCTGCTCTACGACATGGACATGAGCCTGATGCGGCTGCGCGAGCGCCATGGCGAGACCCCCGAAGCGGTCGCGCTGACCGGCACGTACCACAACCTGCTGCGGCTCTGGGCCGAGACCTGA
- a CDS encoding glycerate kinase → MPFVPPLPATVAADPAGFLRTMFQAAVERAMPQRVLPSHLPPPPRGRTLVIGAGKAGGAMAAAVDALWPAEAPLSGLVITRYGHVPPAYRAAPGRIEVVEAAHPVPDAAGLAASQRLLSMTHGLTAHDLVLCLISGGGSSLLTVPAEGLTLADKQRVNQQLLASGAAIDEMNCVRKHLSAIKGGRLAARCAPAQVLTLLISDVPGDDPAVIASGPTVPDPTTCADALAVVDRHGIDLPPAARAALSEGRWESPKPGDPRLAGQQVRVVATPRASLQAAAELAQRHGLAAHVLGDDLEGESRQVGALHAAMARSVRRHGTPFAAPCVLLSGGETTVTVKRAGGRGGRAGEFALGCLQGLAGEPGVWALAADTDGIDGSEGNAGALVRPDSADRAAALGLSLRDHLDRHDSYGWFQRLDDLVDTGPTFTNVNDFRALLIA, encoded by the coding sequence ATGCCCTTCGTCCCGCCCCTTCCCGCCACCGTCGCTGCCGACCCGGCCGGCTTCCTTCGCACGATGTTCCAGGCCGCGGTGGAACGCGCGATGCCGCAGCGGGTGCTGCCGTCGCACCTGCCGCCTCCGCCACGCGGCCGCACGCTGGTGATCGGCGCCGGCAAGGCCGGCGGCGCGATGGCGGCGGCGGTCGACGCGCTGTGGCCGGCCGAGGCGCCGTTGTCGGGCCTGGTCATCACCCGCTACGGCCACGTGCCGCCCGCCTACCGGGCCGCGCCGGGCCGCATCGAGGTGGTCGAGGCCGCGCATCCGGTGCCCGATGCCGCCGGGCTGGCGGCCAGCCAGCGGCTGCTGTCCATGACACACGGCCTCACGGCACACGACCTGGTGCTGTGCCTCATCTCCGGCGGCGGGTCGTCGCTGCTCACCGTGCCGGCCGAGGGCCTGACGCTCGCCGACAAGCAGCGCGTCAACCAGCAGTTGCTGGCCAGCGGCGCCGCCATCGACGAGATGAACTGCGTGCGCAAGCACCTGTCGGCGATCAAGGGCGGCCGGCTGGCGGCGCGCTGCGCCCCGGCGCAGGTGCTGACGCTGCTGATCTCCGACGTGCCGGGCGACGACCCGGCCGTCATCGCCAGCGGCCCGACGGTGCCGGACCCGACCACCTGCGCCGATGCGCTGGCGGTCGTGGACCGGCACGGCATCGACTTGCCACCCGCCGCGCGAGCGGCCTTGTCCGAGGGCCGCTGGGAATCGCCCAAGCCCGGCGACCCGCGGCTGGCCGGCCAGCAGGTGCGCGTGGTCGCCACGCCGCGCGCCAGCCTGCAGGCCGCGGCGGAACTGGCGCAGCGGCACGGTCTGGCAGCGCATGTGCTGGGCGACGACCTGGAGGGCGAATCGCGGCAGGTCGGCGCACTGCACGCCGCCATGGCGCGGTCGGTCCGCCGGCATGGCACGCCGTTCGCGGCGCCCTGCGTGCTGCTGTCCGGCGGCGAGACCACCGTGACGGTGAAGCGGGCCGGCGGCCGCGGCGGCCGGGCCGGCGAGTTCGCGCTCGGCTGCCTGCAGGGCCTGGCCGGCGAACCCGGCGTGTGGGCCCTGGCCGCCGACACCGACGGCATCGACGGCAGCGAAGGCAACGCCGGTGCGCTGGTGAGGCCGGACAGCGCCGACCGTGCCGCGGCCCTGGGGCTGTCGCTGCGCGACCACCTCGACCGGCACGACAGCTACGGCTGGTTCCAGCGCCTGGACGACCTGGTCGACACCGGCCCCACCTTCACCAACGTGAACGACTTCCGCGCGCTGCTGATCGCGTGA
- a CDS encoding alpha-hydroxy acid oxidase gives MIPPGITSLADHEAAARQRLDPAVWSYLAGGADDGHTLRANGGDWSALRLLPRLLRDLRLSDPATELFGRRLAHPVLLAPVAYQRLAHADGELASALAASALGAGVVLSTLASTALEDVARVVIGDAGRGPLWFQLYLQPDRGVTRELVQRAEAAGFEALVLTVDAAVRPARFTLPAGVRAVNLRPQDEAVQGEAGRPASAIDDLLAHAPTWRDVEWLRTQTRLPLLLKGVLRADDARQAVALGVSGLVVSNHGGRTLDTAVSTAWALPRIADAMHGSVPLLVDGGIRRGTDVLKAVALGASAVLIGRPQVHGLAVAGAHGVAHVLRLLTDELRMAMAQCGCARLDDVDRDLLA, from the coding sequence ATGATCCCGCCCGGCATCACCAGCCTGGCCGATCACGAGGCCGCCGCGCGCCAGCGGCTCGACCCGGCGGTGTGGTCGTACCTGGCGGGTGGCGCCGACGACGGCCACACGCTGCGCGCCAACGGCGGCGACTGGAGCGCGCTGCGGCTGCTGCCGCGCCTGCTGCGCGACCTGCGTCTCAGCGACCCGGCCACCGAGCTGTTCGGCCGCCGCCTCGCCCATCCGGTGCTGCTGGCGCCGGTGGCCTATCAGCGGCTGGCCCATGCCGACGGCGAACTGGCGAGCGCCCTCGCGGCGTCGGCGCTGGGCGCAGGCGTGGTGCTGAGCACGCTGGCCAGCACGGCGCTGGAGGACGTGGCCCGCGTGGTGATCGGCGACGCCGGCCGCGGCCCGCTGTGGTTCCAGCTCTACCTTCAACCCGATCGCGGCGTGACCCGCGAGCTGGTGCAGCGCGCGGAGGCGGCCGGCTTCGAGGCGCTGGTGCTCACGGTCGATGCGGCCGTGCGGCCGGCACGCTTCACCTTGCCGGCCGGCGTGCGCGCGGTCAACCTCCGCCCGCAGGACGAGGCCGTGCAGGGCGAGGCCGGTCGCCCCGCGAGCGCGATCGACGACCTGCTCGCGCACGCGCCGACGTGGCGCGACGTCGAATGGTTGCGCACGCAGACGCGCCTGCCGCTGCTGCTCAAGGGTGTGCTGCGGGCCGACGACGCGCGGCAGGCGGTGGCGCTCGGCGTGTCCGGCCTCGTCGTGTCCAACCACGGCGGGCGCACGCTCGACACCGCGGTCAGCACCGCTTGGGCGCTGCCGCGCATCGCCGACGCGATGCACGGCAGCGTGCCGCTGCTGGTCGATGGCGGCATCCGCCGCGGCACCGATGTGCTCAAGGCGGTCGCGCTCGGCGCCAGCGCGGTGCTGATCGGACGGCCGCAGGTGCATGGTCTGGCGGTGGCCGGCGCGCATGGCGTGGCCCATGTGCTGCGCCTGCTCACGGACGAATTGAGGATGGCGATGGCGCAGTGCGGCTGCGCGCGGCTGGACGACGTCGACCGCGACCTGCTCGCCTGA
- the purU gene encoding formyltetrahydrofolate deformylase, with translation MPRHNEFILTLSCPDAKGIVYTVSGLLYQAGCNIIDSQQYGDLDGADATGLFFMRVHFQAPEHLSTVATLQTLFAHARGQHRMDLAFHAVGDRPRLLLMVSQHGHCLNDLLFRWRSGQLPVDIPAIVSNHPDYAELAAGYGIPFHHLPLKKTGDAAVDAEAKRAQEQQVMALVERERIDLVVLARYMQILSAEFCAQLKGRAINIHHSFLPSFKGAKPYFQAHARGVKLIGATAHYVTAELDEGPIIEQDVERVDHTLSAEDFTAVGRDIECVVLARAVRWHVEHRVLMNGHKCVVFR, from the coding sequence ATGCCGCGCCACAACGAGTTCATCCTCACCCTCTCCTGTCCCGACGCCAAGGGCATCGTCTACACCGTCAGCGGCCTGCTCTACCAGGCCGGCTGCAACATCATCGACTCCCAGCAGTACGGCGACCTGGACGGTGCGGATGCAACCGGCCTGTTCTTCATGCGGGTGCATTTCCAGGCGCCCGAGCATTTGTCCACGGTGGCGACGCTGCAGACGCTGTTCGCCCATGCGCGTGGCCAGCACCGCATGGACCTCGCCTTCCACGCGGTGGGCGACCGGCCGCGCCTGCTGCTGATGGTCAGCCAGCACGGCCACTGCCTGAACGACCTGCTGTTCCGCTGGCGCTCGGGCCAGCTGCCGGTGGACATCCCGGCCATCGTCTCCAACCACCCGGACTACGCCGAACTGGCCGCGGGCTACGGCATTCCCTTCCACCACCTGCCGTTGAAGAAGACGGGCGATGCCGCCGTCGACGCCGAGGCCAAGCGCGCCCAGGAGCAGCAGGTGATGGCGCTGGTCGAACGCGAACGCATCGACCTGGTGGTGCTGGCGCGCTACATGCAGATCCTCAGCGCCGAGTTCTGCGCGCAGCTCAAGGGCCGCGCCATCAACATCCACCACAGCTTCCTGCCCAGCTTCAAGGGCGCGAAGCCGTACTTCCAGGCGCACGCGCGCGGGGTCAAGCTGATCGGCGCCACCGCGCACTACGTCACCGCCGAGCTCGACGAGGGCCCGATCATCGAGCAGGACGTCGAGCGGGTGGACCACACCCTCAGCGCCGAGGACTTCACCGCCGTCGGCCGCGACATCGAGTGCGTGGTGCTGGCCCGCGCCGTGCGCTGGCACGTCGAGCACCGGGTCCTCATGAACGGCCACAAGTGCGTGGTGTTCCGGTGA
- a CDS encoding c-type cytochrome codes for MSDDARHTDSDAHDAHEGPIKTPKQLALAVFWAFVIPIVAILLLVTYVEVGDREGAGSEGQTAEAIARRIQPVGTVEVKDVTDVASLKTGEQVYTAQCVACHGSGAAGAPKLGDGGAWSARLKEGYEHLLAAALKGKGNMPPQGGGDFTDFEIGRAVVYMANQSGGKLAEPQPPAPGAAPQAAAPAAADTNAAGAAAAQQVAAALASTQKPAAAAAAPAAGAVPALYTQACQVCHAAGVAGAPKIGDKAAWAPRLGQGLDALTASVIKGKGAMPPKGGAANASDADLRAVVSYMVGSVK; via the coding sequence ATGAGCGACGACGCCCGACACACCGACTCCGACGCCCACGACGCGCACGAGGGCCCGATCAAGACCCCGAAGCAACTCGCGCTGGCCGTCTTCTGGGCCTTCGTCATTCCGATCGTCGCCATCCTGCTGCTGGTGACCTACGTCGAGGTCGGCGACCGCGAAGGCGCCGGCAGCGAGGGCCAGACCGCGGAGGCGATCGCCCGCCGCATCCAGCCGGTCGGCACGGTGGAGGTCAAGGACGTCACCGACGTCGCCTCACTGAAGACCGGCGAGCAGGTCTACACCGCCCAATGCGTCGCCTGCCACGGCAGCGGCGCGGCCGGCGCGCCGAAGCTCGGCGATGGTGGCGCCTGGTCCGCGCGCCTCAAGGAAGGCTACGAGCACCTGCTCGCCGCGGCCCTGAAGGGCAAGGGCAACATGCCGCCGCAGGGTGGTGGTGACTTCACCGACTTCGAGATCGGGCGGGCGGTGGTCTACATGGCCAACCAGTCCGGCGGCAAGCTGGCCGAGCCGCAGCCGCCGGCACCGGGCGCGGCACCGCAGGCCGCCGCACCAGCCGCGGCCGACACCAACGCCGCCGGCGCTGCCGCCGCACAGCAGGTGGCCGCTGCGCTGGCCAGCACGCAGAAGCCGGCCGCGGCCGCGGCCGCGCCGGCCGCCGGTGCGGTGCCCGCGCTGTACACCCAGGCCTGCCAGGTCTGCCATGCGGCCGGCGTGGCCGGCGCCCCGAAGATCGGCGACAAGGCCGCGTGGGCGCCGCGTCTCGGGCAGGGGCTGGACGCGCTGACCGCCAGCGTGATCAAGGGCAAGGGCGCCATGCCGCCGAAGGGCGGTGCGGCCAACGCCAGCGACGCCGACCTGCGCGCCGTCGTCAGCTACATGGTCGGCAGCGTCAAGTAG
- a CDS encoding YheT family hydrolase, with translation MERYRAPRWLIGGQLQTIWPALWSRRHAGPAPRLRRERWTTPDGDFVDVDRCSAPRPAADGGDEPPLLVLFHGLEGSSSSHYAQAFAATATALGWDFALPHFRGCSGELNLAPRAYHCGDFEEVGWMLQRLRQDRRRPVLAVGVSLGGNALLRWAEEAGDGGRATVAALAAVCAPVDMAPGGHAIGRGFNRQVYTRLFLHTMKPKAVAKWRQHPGLFDLERLRRARTLYEFDDVFTAPLHGFGGVDDYWTRASSKPRLADIRLPALLLNPLNDPFIPAASLPRPHEVGRHVTLWQPAHGGHVGFPGGWPPGHLVTLPQAVTAWLAEQAGAAPGPAAVPLRSAPA, from the coding sequence ATGGAGCGGTACCGCGCCCCCCGCTGGCTGATCGGCGGCCAGTTGCAGACCATCTGGCCGGCGCTGTGGTCGCGCCGCCACGCCGGGCCGGCGCCTCGCCTGCGGCGCGAGCGCTGGACCACGCCGGACGGCGACTTCGTCGACGTGGACCGCTGCAGCGCCCCTCGGCCGGCGGCCGACGGTGGCGACGAGCCGCCGCTGCTGGTGCTGTTCCACGGGCTCGAGGGCTCCTCGTCCAGCCACTACGCGCAGGCCTTCGCCGCCACGGCGACCGCGTTGGGCTGGGACTTCGCGCTGCCGCACTTCCGCGGCTGTTCGGGCGAGCTCAACCTGGCGCCGCGCGCCTACCACTGCGGCGACTTCGAAGAGGTGGGCTGGATGCTGCAGCGGCTGCGCCAGGACCGGCGGCGGCCGGTGCTCGCGGTGGGCGTGTCGCTGGGCGGCAATGCGCTGCTGCGCTGGGCCGAGGAGGCCGGCGACGGCGGCCGCGCCACCGTCGCCGCGCTGGCGGCGGTGTGCGCGCCGGTGGACATGGCGCCCGGCGGCCATGCCATCGGCCGCGGCTTCAACCGGCAGGTCTACACCCGCCTCTTCCTGCACACCATGAAGCCCAAGGCGGTGGCCAAGTGGCGGCAGCACCCGGGGCTGTTCGACCTCGAGCGGCTGCGCCGCGCGCGCACCCTGTACGAGTTCGACGACGTGTTCACCGCGCCGCTGCACGGCTTCGGCGGGGTCGACGACTACTGGACGCGCGCGTCGTCCAAACCGCGGCTGGCCGACATCCGGCTGCCGGCGCTGCTGCTCAACCCGCTCAACGATCCCTTCATCCCCGCCGCCTCGCTGCCGCGGCCGCACGAGGTGGGACGCCACGTGACGCTGTGGCAGCCGGCGCATGGCGGGCACGTCGGCTTCCCCGGCGGCTGGCCGCCGGGGCATCTGGTGACGTTGCCGCAGGCGGTGACGGCGTGGCTGGCCGAACAGGCCGGGGCGGCGCCCGGTCCGGCCGCCGTGCCGCTCAGGTCGGCGCCAGCTTGA
- a CDS encoding anti-sigma factor domain-containing protein yields the protein MDYARPELIEALASQYVAGTLRGRARRRFESLLQAHPALRQAVSRWNDWLMPLTVALPPVEPSDAVWDGIERRLWPKAVVAPPPWWQRLTLWRGVSAVAGLAVLVLAGLLARPQETQAPIVVVLQGTGTAAASPAFVASLSADGRALVTRPVQPVAMPQDQVLELWSVPAQGAPRSLGLISPQGLTVVPRRLLGDAVAKGETAALAVTVEPPGGAASPQAHGPIVYLGKLQL from the coding sequence ATGGACTACGCCCGTCCCGAACTCATCGAGGCCCTGGCCTCCCAGTACGTGGCCGGCACGCTGCGCGGGCGGGCCCGGCGGCGCTTCGAGTCGCTGCTGCAGGCCCACCCCGCCCTGCGCCAGGCGGTGTCGCGCTGGAACGACTGGCTGATGCCGCTGACCGTGGCGCTGCCACCGGTCGAGCCGTCGGACGCGGTGTGGGACGGCATCGAGCGCCGGTTGTGGCCGAAGGCCGTCGTCGCGCCGCCGCCCTGGTGGCAACGCCTCACGCTGTGGCGAGGGGTGTCGGCGGTGGCCGGCCTGGCGGTGCTGGTGCTGGCCGGCCTGCTCGCCCGGCCCCAGGAGACGCAGGCCCCGATCGTCGTGGTGTTGCAGGGCACCGGCACCGCGGCCGCGTCGCCGGCCTTCGTCGCCAGCCTGAGCGCCGACGGCCGTGCTCTGGTCACCCGACCGGTCCAGCCGGTGGCGATGCCGCAGGACCAGGTGCTGGAACTGTGGTCGGTGCCGGCGCAGGGCGCACCGCGTTCGCTGGGGTTGATCTCGCCGCAGGGCCTGACGGTGGTGCCGCGTCGGCTGCTGGGCGATGCGGTGGCCAAGGGCGAGACGGCCGCCTTGGCGGTGACGGTGGAACCGCCCGGCGGTGCCGCCAGCCCGCAGGCGCACGGGCCGATCGTCTACCTCGGCAAGCTGCAGCTATGA
- a CDS encoding nuclear transport factor 2 family protein yields MTARRPPPQAALFASPDDIEAQFYEALQQADLDKLMAVWADDEDVACVLPGGPRLVGHHAIRAGFESVFANGGIPVQGDKVRRVSQPSFAVHHLLVRVEIGPAEAREPAWVAATNVYLKTDQGWRLLAHHASPAMATELPEIGEPAPSVLH; encoded by the coding sequence GTGACGGCTCGCCGCCCGCCGCCGCAGGCCGCGCTGTTCGCGTCGCCCGACGACATCGAGGCGCAGTTCTACGAGGCGCTGCAGCAGGCCGACCTGGACAAGCTGATGGCGGTGTGGGCCGACGACGAGGACGTGGCCTGCGTGCTGCCCGGCGGCCCGCGGCTGGTCGGCCACCACGCCATCCGCGCCGGCTTCGAGTCGGTGTTCGCCAATGGCGGCATCCCGGTGCAGGGCGACAAGGTGCGCCGCGTCAGCCAGCCCTCCTTCGCGGTGCACCACCTGCTGGTGCGGGTGGAGATCGGTCCGGCCGAGGCCCGCGAGCCGGCCTGGGTGGCGGCCACCAACGTCTACCTCAAGACCGACCAGGGCTGGCGCCTGCTGGCCCACCATGCCAGCCCGGCCATGGCGACCGAACTGCCGGAGATCGGCGAGCCCGCGCCCTCGGTCCTGCACTGA
- a CDS encoding sigma-70 family RNA polymerase sigma factor, with protein MKTDHDAWPQKSHDLSQLLARTALGDRVAFASLYRRTSGHLLAVVLRIQRDRALAEELLQEVYVSVWKAAGGFDAAQSQPLTWLTSIARNRAIDSLRRAATQPQTVSATRDEDDERPDESEARADGAPGPAELLDRASEARQLALCMQDLSAVQRQSVALAFFDGLSHAEVAEHLRQPLGTVKSWVRRALISLRACLERAVQREQQGPPTAGAGDALHRAKAQKA; from the coding sequence ATGAAGACCGACCACGACGCCTGGCCCCAGAAGAGCCACGACCTGTCGCAGCTGCTGGCGCGCACCGCGCTCGGCGACCGCGTGGCCTTCGCCTCGCTGTACCGCCGCACCAGCGGCCACCTGCTGGCGGTGGTGCTGCGCATCCAGCGCGACCGCGCGCTGGCCGAGGAGCTGCTGCAGGAGGTCTACGTCAGCGTGTGGAAGGCGGCCGGCGGCTTCGACGCCGCGCAGAGCCAGCCGCTGACCTGGCTGACCAGCATCGCCCGCAACCGCGCGATCGACAGCCTGCGCCGCGCGGCCACGCAGCCGCAGACGGTGAGCGCCACCCGCGACGAGGACGATGAACGGCCCGACGAAAGCGAGGCGCGGGCCGACGGCGCCCCCGGTCCCGCCGAGCTGCTCGACCGCGCCAGCGAGGCCCGTCAGCTGGCGCTGTGCATGCAGGACCTGAGCGCCGTGCAACGCCAGAGCGTGGCGCTGGCCTTCTTCGACGGCCTGTCGCATGCCGAGGTGGCCGAGCACCTGCGGCAGCCGCTGGGCACGGTGAAGTCCTGGGTGCGGCGCGCGCTGATCTCGCTGCGCGCCTGCCTGGAGCGCGCGGTCCAGCGCGAGCAGCAGGGCCCACCGACGGCCGGCGCCGGCGACGCACTCCACCGGGCCAAGGCCCAGAAGGCATAG